In a single window of the Pandoraea pulmonicola genome:
- a CDS encoding GNAT family N-acetyltransferase translates to MTTSQNASGTSSASAPKPPAGPHSLTTARTILRQWRPEDLAPFAALNADREVMRHFPTTLDRAQSDAVAQRLSRHIETHGYGPWALEIPGVTPFAGFVGLLHVGFDAPFAPAVEIGWRLARPWWSKGYATEAAQAAVAFAFETLGLDGLVSFTVTANARSRAVMERLGMHHCPDEDFLHPLVPPGHRMRRHVLYRLAASDWRTGKSSS, encoded by the coding sequence ATGACGACGTCTCAAAATGCTTCCGGCACTTCTTCGGCATCCGCGCCGAAGCCACCCGCTGGCCCCCACTCGCTCACGACAGCGCGCACGATATTGCGTCAATGGCGGCCCGAGGATCTGGCGCCGTTCGCGGCACTGAACGCCGATCGCGAAGTCATGCGGCACTTTCCGACGACGCTCGATCGTGCACAGAGCGACGCCGTCGCCCAGCGACTGTCCCGACACATCGAGACGCACGGCTATGGTCCGTGGGCGCTCGAGATTCCCGGCGTGACGCCGTTTGCCGGCTTCGTCGGCCTCCTGCATGTGGGCTTCGACGCGCCTTTCGCGCCGGCCGTCGAGATCGGCTGGCGACTGGCCCGTCCGTGGTGGTCGAAGGGATACGCCACGGAAGCGGCGCAAGCGGCCGTCGCCTTCGCGTTCGAGACGCTCGGCCTCGACGGGCTGGTCTCGTTCACCGTCACGGCCAACGCTCGCTCGCGCGCGGTCATGGAGCGCCTGGGCATGCATCACTGCCCCGACGAGGATTTCCTGCATCCGCTGGTCCCACCCGGACACCGCATGCGCCGCCACGTGCTGTACCGGCTAGCGGCAAGCGACTGGCGAACGGGCAAATCGTCCTCCTGA
- a CDS encoding MFS transporter, translating into MENIDATVITTSLPAMARDLHQDPISLKIALTAYVVGLGIFIPICGWVSDRFGARNVFRTAIGIFMAGSILCALSFSLPTFVFARFLQGVGGAMMVPVGRLVIFRAVPKHELVKAIGYLTMPALLGPVVGPPLGGAITAYLHWRWIFFINIPVSLLGIYLAGKYIDNERGGDAGRLDTVGFILSALGSGLLMLGLAMLGEHQVDDRVVAIMCALGALFLLAYWRHANRAQAPLLDFRLLRIPTFHASVIGGSLFRIGLGAVPFLLPLALQEGLHMDPFESGMITCASAFGAIFMKAIAQRVLARFGFRRVLIVNAGLAGLALSSYGLFTHDTPVAVMLAVVAFGGFFPSLQFTCLNSIVYADIASGDASRATSLASVVQQLSLGLGVTIAGMVLQITSRLAGHEQLTAGDFLPAFLVIGLFSWLSIPVTRQLPADAGTELARKH; encoded by the coding sequence ATGGAGAACATCGACGCGACGGTGATCACCACCTCGCTGCCCGCGATGGCACGCGATCTGCATCAGGATCCGATTTCACTCAAGATAGCGCTGACCGCGTACGTGGTCGGGCTGGGCATCTTCATTCCGATTTGCGGCTGGGTCTCCGACCGGTTCGGCGCACGCAATGTATTTCGCACGGCCATCGGCATCTTCATGGCTGGCTCGATTCTGTGCGCGCTGTCGTTTTCCCTGCCGACGTTCGTTTTTGCCCGCTTCCTGCAGGGCGTGGGCGGCGCGATGATGGTGCCGGTCGGCCGGCTCGTGATCTTCCGCGCGGTGCCCAAGCATGAGTTGGTGAAGGCCATCGGCTACCTGACCATGCCCGCCCTGCTGGGCCCGGTCGTCGGCCCGCCGCTCGGCGGCGCGATCACAGCCTATCTGCATTGGCGTTGGATCTTCTTCATCAACATTCCCGTGAGCTTGCTCGGCATCTATCTCGCGGGCAAGTACATCGACAATGAGCGCGGCGGCGACGCGGGACGTCTCGACACCGTCGGCTTCATCCTCTCCGCGCTCGGCAGCGGCCTGCTCATGCTCGGTCTGGCGATGCTCGGCGAGCATCAGGTCGACGACCGCGTCGTCGCGATCATGTGCGCGCTGGGCGCGCTGTTCCTGCTCGCTTACTGGCGTCACGCCAATCGTGCCCAAGCGCCGTTGCTCGACTTCCGCTTGCTGCGCATTCCGACGTTTCACGCGAGCGTGATCGGCGGCTCGCTGTTTCGCATCGGCCTGGGAGCGGTGCCGTTCCTGTTGCCGCTGGCACTGCAGGAAGGCCTGCACATGGATCCGTTCGAGTCGGGCATGATCACGTGCGCGTCGGCCTTCGGCGCGATCTTCATGAAGGCCATTGCGCAACGCGTGCTGGCGCGTTTCGGGTTCCGCCGGGTGCTGATCGTCAACGCGGGGCTCGCCGGTCTCGCGTTGTCGTCCTACGGACTGTTCACGCACGACACGCCGGTCGCGGTGATGCTCGCCGTGGTCGCGTTCGGCGGTTTCTTCCCGTCGCTGCAATTCACCTGCCTGAATTCGATCGTCTACGCCGATATCGCGAGCGGCGACGCCAGCCGCGCGACGAGTCTCGCGAGCGTGGTGCAGCAGCTATCGCTCGGTCTCGGCGTGACGATCGCGGGGATGGTGCTGCAGATAACCAGCCGTCTGGCCGGGCACGAGCAACTCACCGCCGGCGATTTCCTGCCGGCCTTCCTCGTGATCGGCCTTTTCTCGTGGCTGTCGATTCCCGTGACACGTCAGTTGCCGGCGGACGCCGGCACCGAACTCGCCCGCAAGCACTGA
- a CDS encoding YeeE/YedE family protein, whose product MKKLLFAFLGGLVFGLGLILAGMANPAKILAFLDLAGRWDPSLAFVMGGAVAVGLAGFRLAHARALAWTGEPRVWPASRGLDKRLVIGALLFGVGWGLAGICPGPALVLLGAGSGKALVFVVAMIVGMAIHALATREPAKS is encoded by the coding sequence ATGAAGAAGCTGCTCTTCGCCTTCCTCGGCGGCCTGGTGTTCGGACTTGGACTGATCCTCGCGGGCATGGCCAACCCCGCAAAGATATTGGCCTTTCTCGATCTGGCCGGACGCTGGGACCCGTCGCTGGCTTTCGTGATGGGCGGCGCGGTCGCGGTGGGCCTCGCGGGCTTCCGGCTGGCGCACGCGCGGGCGCTGGCATGGACGGGCGAGCCGCGCGTCTGGCCCGCCTCGCGCGGGCTCGACAAACGGCTCGTGATCGGTGCGCTGCTGTTCGGCGTCGGGTGGGGGCTGGCCGGTATTTGTCCCGGGCCGGCGTTGGTGCTGCTCGGCGCGGGATCGGGCAAGGCGCTGGTGTTCGTCGTCGCCATGATCGTCGGCATGGCGATCCACGCTCTGGCTACACGAGAGCCAGCGAAATCCTAG
- a CDS encoding YeeE/YedE family protein — MTLDTFHFTPWTSLAGGVLIGAAAVWLMLATGRIAGISGIVGGLLRPRSGDVGWRVAFVIGLMVAPWIYRAVALVPEAQIEAGTAMLAAAGLIVGFGTRLGAGCTSGHGVCGLSRLSWRSLIATLCFMVTGFLTVFVVRHVVGFGGAA; from the coding sequence ATGACACTCGACACTTTCCATTTCACTCCCTGGACCTCGCTCGCGGGCGGCGTGTTGATCGGTGCGGCCGCTGTCTGGCTGATGCTCGCGACTGGGCGTATCGCCGGGATCTCCGGCATTGTCGGCGGTCTGCTTCGGCCGCGCTCGGGGGACGTCGGCTGGCGCGTCGCGTTCGTCATCGGATTAATGGTGGCGCCGTGGATCTATCGCGCCGTGGCGCTGGTGCCGGAAGCGCAGATCGAGGCGGGGACCGCCATGCTGGCCGCGGCCGGTCTCATCGTGGGTTTCGGCACAAGACTTGGCGCCGGATGCACCAGCGGCCACGGCGTATGCGGCTTGTCGCGGCTGTCGTGGCGCTCGCTGATCGCCACGTTGTGCTTCATGGTCACGGGCTTCCTGACCGTGTTCGTCGTGCGTCACGTCGTCGGCTTCGGAGGTGCGGCATGA
- a CDS encoding ArsR/SmtB family transcription factor — translation MRSAAREATTLLRALANEDRLLILCQLTQGELSVGELEAQLDIRQPTLSQQLAVLRAEALVTTRRDGKRIFYSVADGAVLGVLACLYEQFCPKP, via the coding sequence CTGCGTTCGGCCGCGCGGGAGGCCACCACGCTGCTGCGGGCGCTCGCCAACGAGGACCGGCTATTGATTCTGTGCCAGCTGACCCAGGGCGAACTGTCCGTGGGCGAGCTCGAGGCGCAGCTCGACATCCGCCAGCCCACGCTCTCGCAGCAGCTTGCCGTGCTGCGCGCGGAGGCGCTCGTGACCACGCGGCGCGACGGCAAGCGCATCTTCTACTCGGTTGCCGACGGCGCCGTGCTCGGCGTTCTGGCCTGTCTATACGAGCAGTTCTGTCCGAAACCCTGA
- a CDS encoding MBL fold metallo-hydrolase, with protein sequence MSATPAHIEGFFDTATATVTYVVFDAPGGHAAIIDPVLDYDPKAGRTHTGSAERVLDFLAAQKLTVEWILETHAHADHLSSARWLKERVGGRIAIGAHIRDVQHVFKKLFHLGADVPPDGSQFDHLFEDEETFAIGALQAQALFVPGHTPADMAYRVGDAVFVGDTLFMPDVGTARCDFPGGDAHTLFRSIRRLLAMPASTRLFMCHDYPPAGRAPKWETTVGEQRRDNVHVHDGIDENAFVAMREARDRTLDMPTLILPAVQVNIRAGDMPAPEANGTRYLKIPLNAL encoded by the coding sequence ATGTCAGCCACGCCAGCCCACATCGAGGGATTTTTCGACACCGCCACCGCCACGGTGACGTATGTCGTGTTCGATGCGCCTGGCGGTCACGCGGCGATCATCGATCCGGTGCTCGACTACGACCCCAAGGCCGGGCGCACGCACACGGGCTCGGCCGAGCGCGTGCTCGACTTCCTGGCCGCGCAAAAGCTCACGGTCGAGTGGATCCTGGAGACGCATGCCCACGCGGATCACCTGTCGTCGGCACGGTGGCTCAAGGAACGCGTGGGCGGCCGCATCGCCATCGGTGCGCACATCCGCGACGTGCAGCACGTGTTCAAGAAGCTGTTCCATCTGGGCGCCGACGTGCCGCCCGACGGCTCGCAGTTCGATCATCTGTTCGAAGACGAAGAAACGTTCGCGATCGGCGCGCTGCAGGCGCAAGCGCTTTTCGTGCCGGGACACACGCCGGCGGACATGGCGTATCGCGTGGGCGATGCCGTCTTCGTCGGCGATACGCTCTTCATGCCCGACGTCGGCACCGCGCGCTGCGACTTCCCCGGCGGCGACGCCCACACGCTGTTCCGCTCGATTCGCCGACTGCTGGCCATGCCGGCCTCGACGCGTCTGTTCATGTGTCACGATTACCCGCCGGCCGGGCGCGCGCCGAAGTGGGAAACGACGGTGGGCGAGCAGCGTCGCGACAACGTTCACGTGCACGACGGCATCGATGAAAACGCGTTCGTCGCCATGCGCGAAGCGCGCGACCGCACGCTCGACATGCCGACGCTGATTCTGCCTGCCGTGCAGGTCAACATCCGGGCGGGCGACATGCCCGCGCCGGAAGCGAACGGCACGCGCTACCTCAAGATCCCGCTCAACGCGCTGTAA
- a CDS encoding LysR family transcriptional regulator, protein MAPGFDFDQLRTFVAVAEAGSLSAAAPRVFLSQSSVSEQMRKLEERIGVTLFTRGKQGVATTPAGERLLGHARQLLAQSEQAWHDVRGYSLAGELRLAITDYFRPGEVARMLRHLGVAYPSLRIHVTILKSGVIESGYDGGEFDIGVSMRVLGKGLGRDTVAGTRTLGREPLDWVASTDFVREEGAPLPLLVLPDTCALHRFTTQWLDAHRVPYTIAHVASGVAGLQLALNAGLGVACLNASAAGPSLARIETLVPGRRLPALPEAEFHLLPARRGEPEWVTQARDALAAQLTAR, encoded by the coding sequence ATGGCACCCGGATTCGACTTCGATCAGTTGCGGACCTTCGTGGCGGTGGCCGAGGCGGGCAGCCTGTCCGCGGCGGCGCCTCGCGTGTTCCTGTCGCAGTCCTCCGTCAGCGAGCAGATGCGCAAGCTCGAGGAGCGCATCGGCGTCACGCTGTTCACGCGCGGCAAGCAGGGCGTGGCGACGACGCCGGCCGGCGAGCGCCTGCTCGGACATGCGCGGCAGTTGCTTGCGCAGTCCGAGCAGGCATGGCACGACGTGCGTGGCTACTCGCTCGCGGGCGAACTGCGGCTGGCGATCACCGATTACTTCCGTCCGGGTGAAGTCGCGCGCATGCTGCGACACCTGGGCGTGGCGTACCCGTCACTGCGTATCCACGTGACGATTCTCAAGAGCGGTGTCATCGAGTCGGGCTACGACGGCGGCGAGTTCGACATCGGCGTGTCGATGCGCGTACTCGGCAAGGGACTCGGGCGCGACACCGTTGCAGGTACGCGAACCCTCGGGCGTGAACCGCTCGATTGGGTGGCGTCGACGGATTTCGTACGGGAAGAAGGCGCACCGTTGCCGCTGCTCGTGCTACCGGATACCTGCGCACTGCATCGTTTCACAACGCAGTGGCTAGACGCGCATCGCGTGCCGTACACGATTGCGCATGTGGCGTCCGGCGTGGCGGGATTGCAACTGGCGTTGAACGCCGGACTCGGCGTCGCGTGCCTCAATGCGTCGGCCGCGGGGCCTTCGCTCGCGCGTATCGAGACGCTCGTGCCGGGGCGGCGCCTGCCCGCGCTGCCGGAGGCCGAATTCCACCTGCTGCCCGCGCGCCGCGGCGAGCCCGAATGGGTCACACAGGCGCGCGATGCGCTGGCCGCGCAGCTTACAGCGCGTTGA
- a CDS encoding tautomerase family protein: MPHIVLQLSGTPNDTLTRNAVRAVSQLTVDTLHKAPEVIAVTVDYIPLDRWFIGGSPLSEQGKNAFHLDISVTDETNTKGEKAQFIAQVFETLSELLGNVHECSYIHVIDARGAAYGYGGRTQEYRHQHAHTPK, from the coding sequence ATGCCGCACATCGTTCTCCAACTCTCGGGCACGCCCAACGACACCCTCACCCGCAACGCCGTACGCGCCGTGTCGCAACTCACCGTCGACACGCTGCACAAGGCCCCGGAAGTCATCGCCGTGACGGTCGACTACATCCCGCTCGATCGCTGGTTCATCGGCGGCTCGCCACTGTCGGAACAAGGCAAAAATGCCTTCCACCTCGATATCAGCGTGACTGACGAGACCAACACGAAAGGCGAGAAAGCCCAGTTCATCGCACAAGTCTTCGAAACGCTCTCGGAACTCCTCGGCAATGTCCACGAGTGCTCCTACATCCACGTGATCGATGCGCGCGGCGCCGCCTACGGCTACGGCGGGCGCACGCAGGAGTATCGGCATCAGCATGCGCATACGCCCAAGTGA
- a CDS encoding YXWGXW repeat-containing protein, with product MKKPTLAIALLAATLGGIATAPAHAQVDVSISIDAPPAPRYEPVPPPRAGYLWAPGFWDWDGHRHVWRNGHWERSRPGYAYRAPAWHQGPHGWELNRGGWDHDGPRPGRPDDDRDRDHGRGRGHGHGYGHRD from the coding sequence ATGAAAAAACCAACTCTGGCCATCGCGCTTCTCGCCGCCACACTCGGCGGCATTGCCACCGCACCAGCCCACGCTCAGGTCGACGTCTCGATCAGCATCGATGCACCACCCGCGCCGCGCTATGAACCCGTGCCACCGCCACGCGCCGGCTACCTCTGGGCGCCCGGCTTCTGGGACTGGGACGGTCATCGCCACGTATGGCGCAACGGTCACTGGGAACGCTCGCGCCCCGGCTACGCCTATCGCGCACCGGCCTGGCATCAGGGCCCGCACGGCTGGGAACTCAACCGCGGAGGCTGGGACCACGACGGCCCACGACCCGGTCGCCCCGACGACGATCGTGATCGCGATCACGGCCGCGGTCGCGGCCACGGCCACGGCTACGGTCATCGCGACTGA